The Magnetococcales bacterium genome has a window encoding:
- the cobO gene encoding cob(I)yrinic acid a,c-diamide adenosyltransferase translates to MSKPRDQPKRLLLLTGEGKGKSSSAFGMVMRAAGWGMRVAVIQFIKGKWPTGEEKAAKLLPGIDWFAMGDGFTWDTENPEQDRATSRRIWDFCRERIRGRRDDLVVLDEILYAMAYGWLSGAEVAAFLAEQRPWHGHLVLTGRSAPEELVALADTVTEMKLLKHGFSAGLTATRGVEF, encoded by the coding sequence ATGAGCAAACCCCGTGACCAGCCGAAGAGGCTGCTGCTGTTGACGGGGGAGGGCAAAGGCAAATCCTCCAGCGCCTTCGGCATGGTCATGCGTGCTGCGGGCTGGGGCATGCGGGTGGCGGTCATCCAGTTCATCAAGGGCAAGTGGCCCACCGGCGAGGAGAAGGCTGCCAAACTCCTGCCCGGCATCGACTGGTTCGCCATGGGCGACGGATTCACCTGGGATACCGAAAACCCGGAACAGGATCGGGCCACCTCCCGGCGCATCTGGGACTTCTGCCGGGAGCGCATTCGTGGACGCCGCGACGACCTGGTGGTTCTGGACGAGATTCTCTATGCCATGGCCTACGGTTGGCTGAGCGGAGCCGAGGTGGCGGCATTCCTGGCGGAACAGCGCCCCTGGCACGGCCATCTGGTGTTGACGGGGCGTTCGGCCCCCGAGGAACTCGTGGCCCTGGCGGATACGGTGACGGAGATGAAGCTGCTCAAACACGGCTTTTCCGCCGGATTGACCGCTACCCGGGGCGTGGAGTTTTGA